Proteins encoded within one genomic window of Sphaerotilus montanus:
- the phoR gene encoding phosphate regulon sensor histidine kinase PhoR, which yields MIWALLLSLAVALVAVAVAAGLWRRQQRLLRWTAAGMGETDAPLLPGAAGEIGQRVERALRAGAAAQAEQVRRLETFLTAIDASPNGILLLDAQDHLQWINQTAAAHFGLDVLRDRDQRVTNLVRSPAFVEHLQSGRFDGFDEGVSFPSPRGDTMLSVVVRPYGDSMKLVLSQDITARERSDRMRRDFVANVSHEIRSPLTVLAGFIETLSDLPLTGAERQRVLVLMRQQTDRMRNLVTDLLALAQIEGAPRPLSDHWTDVGELMSQIEISARASDKDRHHFELQVGGPAQLGGTESELFSAFWNLVSNALRYTPAGGSVTAQWAVRPDGTGEFRVTDTGAGIEREHIPRLTERFYRVDSSRSRETGGTGLGLAIVKHVVQRHDGELLIDSVPGKGSVFRIVLPAFRVRLRAPATPRTRSEPVI from the coding sequence GTGATCTGGGCGCTGCTGCTGAGTCTGGCGGTGGCGCTGGTCGCTGTCGCGGTGGCGGCGGGCTTGTGGCGCAGGCAGCAGCGCCTGCTGCGCTGGACGGCCGCGGGCATGGGCGAAACGGACGCGCCGCTGCTGCCGGGCGCTGCTGGGGAGATCGGGCAGCGGGTCGAGCGTGCCCTGCGGGCCGGGGCCGCCGCCCAGGCCGAGCAGGTGCGGCGGCTGGAGACCTTCCTCACCGCCATCGACGCCTCGCCCAACGGCATCCTGCTGCTCGATGCGCAGGACCATCTCCAGTGGATCAACCAGACCGCGGCGGCCCATTTCGGCCTCGACGTGCTGCGCGACCGCGACCAGCGGGTGACCAATCTCGTGCGTTCGCCCGCATTCGTGGAACACCTGCAGAGCGGGCGATTCGACGGCTTCGACGAAGGCGTGAGCTTTCCGAGTCCGCGGGGCGACACGATGCTGTCGGTGGTGGTGCGGCCCTACGGCGACTCGATGAAGCTGGTGCTGTCGCAGGACATCACCGCCCGCGAGCGCAGCGACCGGATGCGGCGCGACTTCGTCGCCAACGTCTCGCACGAGATCCGCAGCCCGCTGACGGTGCTGGCCGGCTTCATCGAGACGCTGTCCGATCTGCCCCTGACCGGGGCCGAGCGCCAGCGGGTGCTGGTGCTCATGCGCCAGCAGACCGACCGCATGCGCAACCTCGTCACCGATCTGCTGGCGCTGGCGCAGATCGAGGGCGCGCCCCGGCCGCTGTCGGACCACTGGACCGATGTGGGCGAGCTGATGTCGCAGATCGAGATCAGCGCGCGGGCGTCCGACAAGGACCGCCACCACTTCGAGCTGCAGGTCGGCGGGCCGGCGCAGCTGGGCGGGACCGAATCGGAGCTGTTCAGTGCCTTCTGGAACCTGGTGAGCAATGCGCTGCGCTACACCCCGGCGGGCGGCAGCGTGACGGCCCAGTGGGCGGTGCGCCCCGATGGCACGGGCGAGTTCCGCGTGACCGACACCGGTGCCGGCATCGAGCGCGAGCACATTCCCCGCCTGACCGAGCGTTTCTACCGCGTCGACAGCAGCCGCTCGCGCGAGACCGGCGGCACCGGGCTGGGGCTGGCCATCGTCAAGCACGTGGTGCAGCGGCATGACGGCGAGTTGCTGATCGACAGTGTGCCGGGCAAGGGATCGGTGTTCCGCATCGTGCTGCCGGCCTTCCGGGTCCGTCTCCGAGCCCCTGCGACACCAAGGACACGGTCAGAGCCTGTAATCTGA